One window from the genome of bacterium encodes:
- a CDS encoding flagellar hook-basal body protein, with protein MIRSLNTAERAMQLEQVRIDALANNLANVNTTGFKQILTRVAQPDDPNGGGGTNPGQQVQAQTGARQTPGTGNWAPVTRMDLTHALDNRRGPVTATGRDTDIAVMGDGFFELATPDGPVYTRDGSFTVNAQQQLTSADGKLVQGEGGPITLDGKDFAVGPDGTVTVDGRPAGRLKLVEFDDPTRLEHMGDGVVRAPDFLEPKPVPQDRVVVAQGHLEGSNVNPIDTLVALITAQRAFEVQSKVMKTEDDLLSKSVNTLPRVNA; from the coding sequence GTGATCCGCAGTCTGAATACCGCCGAGCGCGCCATGCAACTGGAGCAGGTGCGCATCGACGCCCTGGCCAACAACCTGGCCAACGTGAACACGACCGGGTTCAAGCAGATCCTGACCCGGGTGGCCCAGCCCGACGACCCCAATGGCGGTGGCGGGACGAATCCCGGCCAGCAGGTCCAGGCCCAGACCGGTGCCCGCCAGACGCCGGGCACCGGCAACTGGGCGCCCGTCACGCGCATGGACCTGACCCACGCCCTGGACAACCGGCGCGGGCCGGTGACCGCCACCGGTCGCGACACCGACATCGCCGTCATGGGCGACGGGTTCTTCGAGCTGGCAACGCCCGACGGGCCGGTCTACACCCGCGACGGGAGCTTCACGGTCAACGCCCAGCAGCAGCTGACGTCGGCGGACGGCAAGCTGGTCCAGGGCGAAGGTGGACCCATTACGTTGGACGGCAAGGACTTCGCGGTCGGCCCGGATGGAACCGTCACCGTCGACGGTCGGCCGGCCGGCCGGTTGAAGCTGGTGGAGTTCGACGATCCGACCCGCCTCGAGCACATGGGAGACGGCGTCGTGCGGGCGCCCGACTTCCTCGAGCCCAAGCCGGTGCCGCAGGACCGCGTCGTGGTGGCCCAGGGTCATCTCGAGGGCAGCAACGTGAACCCGATCGACACGCTGGTGGCCCTGATCACGGCCCAGCGGGCATTCGAGGTGCAGAGCAAGGTGATGAAGACCGAGGACGACCTGTTGAGCAAATCGGTGAACACGCTGCCGCGGGTGAACGCCTAG
- the flgG gene encoding flagellar basal-body rod protein FlgG, translating into MIRAMGTAASGMKAQQMNIDTIANNLANVNTTGYKKSHPEFQDLLYEKVLPGGQVDAEGRAAPTRVEVGHGVKLVATNKNFSQGTVVQTGNALDLMIEGDGFFQVRMPDGTIKYTRDGSFKLDADRSVVTSAGYRLEPEVTVPEDAIELSVSRDGIIAVMVAGDDANIQEIGQLELARFPNAAGLTSRGGNIFGESPASGAPLLGTPGLEGMGETTSGFLEMSNVETVDELVNMISAQRAYELNSKTIAMADEMLQTVNSLKR; encoded by the coding sequence ATGATCCGAGCCATGGGAACCGCCGCGTCCGGCATGAAGGCGCAGCAGATGAACATCGACACGATCGCCAACAACCTGGCGAACGTGAACACCACCGGCTACAAGAAGAGCCACCCCGAATTCCAGGACCTGCTCTACGAGAAGGTGCTGCCCGGGGGGCAGGTCGACGCCGAGGGCCGCGCCGCGCCGACGCGCGTCGAGGTCGGTCACGGAGTGAAGCTGGTGGCCACGAACAAGAACTTCAGCCAGGGCACGGTCGTGCAGACGGGCAACGCCCTGGACCTGATGATCGAGGGCGACGGCTTCTTCCAGGTGCGGATGCCCGACGGCACCATCAAGTACACGCGCGACGGCAGCTTCAAGCTCGACGCCGACCGCAGCGTGGTGACTTCGGCCGGCTACCGCCTCGAGCCCGAGGTGACGGTGCCCGAGGACGCCATCGAGCTGTCGGTGAGCCGGGACGGCATCATCGCGGTGATGGTCGCGGGCGACGACGCCAACATCCAGGAGATCGGCCAGCTCGAACTGGCGCGCTTTCCGAACGCGGCGGGCCTGACGTCCCGCGGCGGCAACATCTTCGGCGAGTCGCCGGCCAGCGGTGCGCCCCTCCTCGGCACGCCCGGCCTCGAAGGGATGGGTGAGACCACCAGCGGCTTCCTCGAGATGAGCAACGTCGAGACGGTGGACGAGCTGGTCAACATGATCTCGGCCCAGCGGGCCTACGAGCTGAACTCCAAGACCATCGCCATGGCGGACGAGATGCTCCAGACCGTGAACAGTCTCAAGAGGTAG
- the flgA gene encoding flagellar basal body P-ring formation protein FlgA: MNRNGHNVLAITVVGCAVLCAAVPAAASPWRLVLPDTVEISGGSAWLRDVARGPVPAAAGEVLLHAGAAPNTSVMVSRRMILRRLVSAGLGGGVSFGGAEATCLVFQGRELDGRTVAVTLRRELQALVPKPVPGAPDSWLDVEIPEMRLAAVGDWQLHLKRSERLTPGRNLVPVQLEAGPHREAFTASVVLHSFDETARAVRGIDRDTPLAEAQFAWEWQDLSALPAGVAAGRLLLAGASATRSIAAGDLLRLADVKETPAILAGDEVELMVVRGQVAVSVRATARQPGCVGQTIPVRSELTGRLVNARVTGPGLVEWRR; encoded by the coding sequence TTGAACCGTAACGGGCACAACGTTTTGGCGATCACGGTGGTGGGCTGCGCGGTGCTCTGTGCCGCCGTCCCGGCAGCGGCTTCGCCTTGGCGCCTGGTGTTGCCCGATACGGTGGAGATCAGCGGCGGTTCGGCCTGGCTGCGCGACGTGGCCCGGGGGCCGGTGCCGGCCGCGGCGGGCGAGGTCCTGCTTCACGCCGGTGCGGCGCCCAACACCTCGGTCATGGTTTCGCGGCGCATGATCCTGCGCCGCCTGGTGAGCGCCGGCCTCGGCGGCGGGGTCAGCTTCGGCGGGGCCGAGGCGACGTGCCTGGTCTTCCAGGGGCGGGAACTCGACGGCCGCACGGTGGCGGTGACACTGCGGCGGGAGCTCCAGGCCCTGGTGCCCAAGCCGGTGCCCGGGGCGCCGGACTCGTGGCTCGACGTGGAGATTCCGGAGATGCGGCTGGCCGCGGTGGGCGACTGGCAGCTGCACCTCAAGCGCAGCGAGCGCCTGACGCCCGGCCGCAACCTGGTGCCGGTCCAGCTGGAGGCCGGCCCGCACCGGGAGGCCTTCACGGCCTCGGTGGTGCTGCACAGCTTCGACGAGACGGCCCGGGCGGTGCGCGGCATCGACCGCGACACGCCCCTGGCCGAGGCCCAGTTCGCCTGGGAGTGGCAGGACCTGTCGGCGCTGCCGGCCGGCGTCGCGGCGGGGCGGCTGCTGCTCGCCGGGGCGAGCGCGACGCGCAGCATCGCCGCGGGCGACCTGCTGCGGCTGGCGGACGTGAAGGAGACTCCGGCCATTCTGGCCGGCGACGAGGTGGAACTGATGGTGGTGCGCGGCCAGGTGGCCGTGTCGGTGCGGGCCACGGCCCGCCAACCCGGCTGCGTGGGGCAGACGATTCCCGTGCGCAGCGAACTGACCGGACGGCTGGTGAATGCCCGCGTGACGGGACCCGGCCTCGTGGAATGGAGACGATGA
- a CDS encoding flagellar basal body L-ring protein FlgH yields the protein MAELKHLLRTSPVARACAVVAVLAALGPLVGRAAAKTPLVDFESGQSLFTNMKAHRVGDLITILITEESSAKAAAKTKADNKSETSGGPGLGVLNFIKPWDMSVENKYKGDGDTQRKGSLQAEITARITEVLHNGDFRLEGTRMININGEKQLIEITGVCRGRDIAPDNTILSTFISDAQIAYNGSGIVNDTSEPGVVTKILNWLF from the coding sequence ATGGCGGAACTGAAACATCTCCTGCGCACCAGCCCCGTGGCGCGCGCCTGCGCGGTGGTGGCCGTGCTCGCGGCTCTCGGGCCGCTGGTGGGCCGGGCGGCGGCCAAGACGCCCCTGGTGGACTTCGAGAGCGGTCAGTCCCTCTTCACGAACATGAAGGCGCACCGCGTGGGCGACCTGATCACCATCCTGATCACCGAGGAGAGCTCGGCCAAGGCCGCGGCCAAGACCAAGGCCGACAACAAGAGCGAGACCTCGGGCGGCCCCGGCCTCGGCGTGCTGAACTTCATCAAGCCGTGGGACATGAGCGTGGAGAACAAGTACAAGGGCGACGGCGACACCCAGCGCAAGGGCAGCCTGCAGGCCGAGATCACCGCGCGCATCACCGAGGTGCTGCACAACGGCGACTTCCGTCTCGAGGGCACCCGCATGATCAACATCAACGGCGAGAAGCAGTTGATCGAGATCACGGGCGTGTGCCGCGGCCGCGACATCGCGCCGGACAACACGATCCTCAGCACCTTCATCTCCGACGCCCAGATCGCCTACAACGGTTCGGGCATCGTCAACGACACCAGCGAACCGGGTGTCGTGACCAAGATCCTCAACTGGCTGTTCTAG